AAAGACagcaatcaaaataaaaagaaagtgcCATTCATTCTTTACCTGAACCATCATACTTGTATGGCACATCTTCCTGCATTATTTTTCCTTCCATACTCATCAAATTTTATCAAGGAATAGCCCAAATGATTCAATGTTTTAAGATAAGAAATTCACCTCGGTAGTTTTAGTCAGTTTCCCATGCAGCAAAGCATCTAGGCTTGTACCGAACTGTTAAGAGTATGaatctattcaattaaaagagaaaacttAAATGGGTAATGGAAACTTTACCAGATTTTGTTGCCTTTGACACCAAAAAGAACAGAGCCAACAAAACCCTCAGCATGTCAATTGGCATTGTTTCTCTCTGCCAGAGAAAGTGATAGAGATGGAGATATACCAGAATGGCTTTCTACATGTCAGTGTAGCCTCATTGCCACATCAAGCTGTTCTATTGTAATTAGAATATTAAATCTTCCTTGGCATTCTCAAAAAATTGATCACCATAAACTAGAGTAAGGATCCTTAACAGTTGGTAGATGAAAAATGAGCAGGTAGTTTGGACTTCTTAATAAGCCCAGATTCCACCCAATGAAAAAGCAGTGTCAAGGATAAATTTTACCCTCtacatttttttgataggtaaattttacCCTCTACATGGTGCACATGTTAAGgatttttcctcttcagcaaCAAATTCCATGAGTATTTAGTCCTGTGTCTCCTGTTCCTTATAAGTGGACATTATGTGAATTGGCCAttgtaattttttgttcttgttaTGTTGCATTATGGTTGAAGTTTTCTCTCTATTCAAAGTTCTTCTGAGGTTTGAAATGTGTCCATAAGGAGCTCATAATGACAAATTGAGTTGGTCAAGCTACCATTGATACATTATACCATATTTTTACAATCGAGTTCAGGGTGAAACCACAcctggtttccaagaaaaacaCCTTATTCACATAATTGAACATTATGGGCTATATCAATGTCCATTTCCTTGTGCCCATCTACAACTGAATAGAACAATTTGCAATGAATATAAAATCTTGTAAGAAAGCGTACAAAGATATTGACCTATTGTCAATCAAATTTCACCAGAAACAGGTCTTCTGTGTTTTACACATACTCCCTTGAGTTTCACCTTGCTTCCAATCATAACCTCTGTTTGCTATGTTGCTCAACCCACGCCATAATGGGTAAACTTGAGCTTGAATGATATGGTCTCACAACAATCATATTCAACTGTAATGATATGAAATATAAGGAGAAGGGAATTCCAGTGTGTTTAGAATCATAGCAAGTATGTATCCAATAACACCACTACTTGGAAGCATCTCTGTTTCTATAATGAACATTACTGAATCACAATATTATGTAACAATATGAGATGAAGAAATTCCATTGCACAATGTGCTCTCTCTCCTACCACTAAGTgctacaaatttattattaaatccGAGCAGAGGAGATTTTTCTATCAAATTTGATCCATCATAAGCTTCTTTAAGAAATACGGTACTCCTTGCACCTTTGTTTGTGATATAAAAGATACCATGATGCTTAATCAAACAAAGCAGCAATCTAGCGGGCAACAGAAACTCAGAATGAAATGCATCCAATTGTGCAGATGTCATCCTCTTCTCCATAGTCAAACTGAGGAGCTCATGAAGCACTGCCACAACTCGTTTCCGAGCTTTTGGATCTGCAGCTTCAAATCTCCTCGCATTCAAGTATGGAGAAGGGAACTCCATTTTCTGCCACCTTTGGACTTCTTCCAGATAACTCATGTTTGGTCTAAACCCGGCAGGATAACTCATGAGAAAGGCATACGGACCAGAGAAGTTACCATCCTTCGAGACTCTAGCCTTTCTGGCATGCCCAACAGAGTCTAGAACTCTTTCACGTGCAAACCTTTTCTCGCGGGCAGTGACTGCCAGCGAAGAATCCCAATTTTCCAATTGAAGATAGGCCCTCCCATTGAAATCCTTCACTGAAAAAAATTCCGGGTACTTTGGAATCAACGTCTCCTTGAAATCTTGAGGCAAACCCAGTTCAGATTCgataaattcaatattttcaagCGGCACACGGCAATCAACAGACATCATCAAAAGCTTCCTAAGATTCTCAACCAAAATGGGCTCCATTTGCTTTCTAGCTTCAGTTTCTTCATCAGCAATCCTTTTGGCCTTTTCAGTGAGCTCAACAGAAGGGGGCGTTCTATTACCTCCATTGACACGGAATATTGAAGGATACTTCTCAATGACAGCCATGAAATTCCATTTATGAACAAAACCCACTTGTTTTTCGAGGTCCCTCAGAAGCAGAGACTGGTGCTTTTGGCTCTGGATGATGGACTTGAGCTGCAGAATCAAGCATGGCTTCTTCTTCAAGTCCATCACTCTATCAAGTTCATGGACTCTGTGGTAGATTTTCTTCTTGGGTCTTCTTCCTCCACTTGATATATGCATGATCTGCACCCACACCGAACCCAATCTCTGAACTGAGTTTCTCCCCATCAATGCAAAAACACCATTTTTACTATGACATGATTCAAGAGATTGATGTAATCCCAAGAACATGGTGCAGAGAGACTTCATTGAGACAAAAGGTCGAACAGCCAGAGTGCAGATTCTGCAACAGTCACCACCCTGAATGATCTTGGAATTTGAGGAGAATTTGATTActtttgcttttcttcttcACCATCTAAAATGTTACATAGGCAAACTGAGGTAGCCGGCGGCGACAGTCGGCAGGAGAAGGTTGCTGCGGCTAAGGTTTTGGGATCCACGTCTGCGGCGGTGTACTTTCCTTCTGCCTTGGTGTAATGGGGCTGGGTTGGGGCGGGAGTGAAATGGGCCTACTTTTTGGGCTAAAGTGAGTGAAGCTCGTAATAAGTAATAGATATTATAAAACAAAGAacaactattttatttatttatttatttataaaatacaattatagtaattatataatatatgataCCCCCTTTTTAATCATGTATTCCAAGTAGAGAATAACTATTTCTTAATTAATGGAGAGGAGCATACTCTAGATTATAATCATGGGAGTATTGTCTAATCATTTCTACTAATTTGAAGCCccaattagtttttttttttttttttaatgtagaaATGTCATTTGGATAACTTACATAATCTCTATTACTACTTCTTTATGTAGCTTGTTGTTCTTAGCTATCCACTTATTTTTGCTCAATCCCCGTTGTGGTACTGCATATATGTTAATATATAGGGCAGAcagtgaaaacaaaaaacttcatACAATTGGTGTTTTGAAACCCACTTCAAGCTATGATTGATGcgtaatcaatcaatcaaatgaGAGTTAAATgccattttttttgggaaaaatgtgttttcatacactcatataaaaaaaacactaaatagAAACTCaagtttaaaaaatacaaattttagttatttaaaaataattagtattttatatatttttttggtcaaacatattattttttatcattaaagtattaccttttaatgatataagtactattatttttagaggattcttattttgtaattatttttatatgaatatatgaaaaaccatttttcccatatatatatataatacaatataatataatatttaaaacaaaagggTTTACCTTAAATGAATGATTCtctatattaataaattaatacatGTATATTCatatacaataataataataataataacaataatatatttatatttatatgtcTTTGAATGCTCTTATGATAGATATTGAAAAGTAAAAGAATATAAGTGTAGaccccctttttttttacaAACCAAGCGtctttagtttattattattattattatttatttattttatgtgctTTCATTAAGGAGTCAGGGAGCATTTCAGTGGGGGTGGGGGACATCTCCTAGGAGGCTCTATGCATGGACGTGTGGTGAACGTTGGTAGCTCGCCCATGATGGTGGTTGGAGAGGGTGACGCATTGGCTAAAGGGTGCATAGTGGAGCTACTGTGGCTTGCGGGGGAAGACAAAAACAAGGGTTTTGAGAAATATGGGAGGGAAGAAGATTCGTCAAGCTGTAGGAGAGAGGCTGGAGGTTTTTCAGAGATATTTCAGGAGGGCATGAGGGAGTTTTGAATAGGAGAAAAAAGGGTCTTTACAGAGGAAACGAAGAGCAAAggaaaggggggggggggggggtgtggaTCATCAGGTAATACCACCTTGAGCTTGAATGCTTTCGTTTCTGAATGTTCTACTTCACTCTTTGTTGATTTCTGAgctttgtttgttgtttgtttggttgaacATGTTAATTTATATATGTTGCTCTGTTTAAGTCCTCATTGATACTTTCGTTTTTCTCTTGTAAATGATTggattccttttttttctttggtttttggttttgggtttgatGTTTGATGGGTATATTAAGACCTTTCAGTTTTGTCCCCCATTTGTATGGCCACACATGGCCACACTAACCTCCACTGCCCATCCCACCGACCCCATGCTCATATTCATCCTCGCCATCCACCCTTGCTCTACCACTCCTCTTTCACACTTGTCAACCTCACCACCTCTTCGCACCCATTACCAATAAAACCCATTTTATAATACCCATCCAACCCGTTTCTCTCATCAACTCTTGTGCGCATGGTCCCCCCTCACCTTTCTGCTTCTCTCATGCTCATCAACCCCCAATCTATCCCATATGAGCTCACCAACTTCACGTATCCGTTTCCCACTCATGCATGCAAGGATTATGCGCCCATAGCTGCTACCCATGCCCATTTCCATGCCCATTCTTCAACCTCCTCATACCCACTACCCTTTCATACCCATGCATTTTGCTACTTGATTTCCACACCTTCCATACACACCACATGCATGCATGAACTCCTCCCCTTTACTACTCACTTCCCGTTTcatctctctacaccacatacCATCCTCCAACTACCCATCATAAAACCTATGTTTTCCCACCTATTGCTTGCATTCTCATCAATGTCTATTTATTGGCGAATTTTGGACCTACTGCATGAACCCAAGTTTCTATATGGCTGATGGCAGAGACGCTCGTTTATGGATTCTATGGGCGAAGACACAACTCATTGCATGATGCAATTTATGCACCAGCAGTTAGACCACTCGCAGGTAGAACTTCATGCTCACGATGGAGGGGTGGTTGGAGTTGCTGGTGATTCAAATAAACGCCTCAATGATGAGTGCAGGTTATCATGGGGGTATAAAGGTTTGGTGGTAAGGCCAATGGAAAATGGGTTTGATGTCTCCATGCATGGCTCTTAATAGTTATGGTGGtggaaaagaatatataaaatggGTTTATAGCCACTATACTAGAGACGTGCACATGATGATCACCACAatccatatttctttttattatttcttcacattttgatatcaaaacaaaattttcaaaatttgacttttcgaaattccattctcaaaatgattttttttttaattccaattttcaaaatttaattttctaacattccatccttaaaataatttttcgagtTTCcagttttcgaaatttaattttccgacattccatccttaaaattaatttttcgggtttctagttttcgaaatttaatttttcgacATTCCatcctcaaaataatttttcgggtttccagcttttgaaatttaattttccgatattccatctctaaataattcttcaattttccaatttctaaattctatctttaaacaatttttcaaaattccatcttccaaatttaatttctaattttgaaaattccactattcaagttcattcatttaagtattattttcgttattattatcattattccatttatttattttaactaaaaatttcatctttaaacaatttttcaaatttaaaaaattccactattcatgtccattcatttaagtattattttcgttattattatcattattccatttatttattttaactaaaaaatccatctttaaacaatttttcaaatttcaaaaattccactattcacgttcattcgtttaaatattactttcgttattattattattattccatttattaatttatttcttttaaaaattccaattattaaagttcaatttttcaaaattctattttccaaatttaatttccaatctaaaaaattccactatttaTATCCagttgtttaatgattattttcgttattattattatcccattcatttatt
This DNA window, taken from Vitis vinifera cultivar Pinot Noir 40024 chromosome 2, ASM3070453v1, encodes the following:
- the LOC100256382 gene encoding protein WHAT'S THIS FACTOR 1 homolog, chloroplastic, with protein sequence MKSLCTMFLGLHQSLESCHSKNGVFALMGRNSVQRLGSVWVQIMHISSGGRRPKKKIYHRVHELDRVMDLKKKPCLILQLKSIIQSQKHQSLLLRDLEKQVGFVHKWNFMAVIEKYPSIFRVNGGNRTPPSVELTEKAKRIADEETEARKQMEPILVENLRKLLMMSVDCRVPLENIEFIESELGLPQDFKETLIPKYPEFFSVKDFNGRAYLQLENWDSSLAVTAREKRFARERVLDSVGHARKARVSKDGNFSGPYAFLMSYPAGFRPNMSYLEEVQRWQKMEFPSPYLNARRFEAADPKARKRVVAVLHELLSLTMEKRMTSAQLDAFHSEFLLPARLLLCLIKHHGIFYITNKGARSTVFLKEAYDGSNLIEKSPLLGFNNKFVALSGRRESTLCNGISSSHIVT